A single window of Rhizobium sp. SL42 DNA harbors:
- a CDS encoding AI-2E family transporter has translation MTELRRSDPAGPSMSSVSLVNLVLGVALALMVGWFLYIGAEVLVPMVLALMIAYVVSAIAGLTGAIPMIGTRLPTGLRYTLAALVIGYGLIQLVTLLAANLVVFAAKAPEYQVKFLEMAQALAGFVGFQGDVTWETLRNDLFGQINLQATLRSGVISSASLLGGLVFVLLNVVFMLLEQGSFDAKLGRLSSDPERIVRLRAVISDINYRVGRYLAVKSLINVVLGLISYAVMVFFGLEFAVLWAIIIALVNYIPYLGSAIGVFVPTVIAVGQFGQPDQVLLLALSLSVVQFMIGNVLEPQIMGNSLDLSPYAILISLTVWTSLWGIAGAIVSIPITAVLVIVLSEFSGTRPIAILLSRSGVVGESRLS, from the coding sequence ATGACCGAACTTCGCCGATCCGATCCCGCAGGCCCGTCGATGTCATCCGTTTCGCTGGTCAATCTGGTCCTCGGAGTGGCTCTTGCGCTGATGGTCGGCTGGTTCCTGTATATCGGCGCCGAGGTACTTGTACCGATGGTGCTGGCACTGATGATCGCCTATGTGGTCTCGGCGATCGCAGGGCTCACCGGCGCAATCCCGATGATCGGCACACGCCTGCCGACGGGCCTGCGCTATACGCTTGCGGCACTGGTCATCGGCTACGGGCTGATCCAGCTGGTTACCCTTTTGGCCGCCAATCTGGTCGTCTTTGCCGCCAAGGCTCCGGAATATCAGGTGAAGTTCCTTGAGATGGCACAGGCGCTTGCCGGCTTTGTCGGTTTCCAGGGGGATGTTACCTGGGAAACCCTGCGCAACGACCTGTTCGGCCAGATCAATCTTCAGGCCACCTTGCGCAGCGGCGTGATATCATCGGCATCGCTCCTGGGCGGACTGGTCTTCGTCCTGCTCAATGTCGTCTTCATGCTCCTCGAACAGGGAAGTTTCGATGCCAAGCTCGGGCGACTTTCGTCCGACCCGGAGCGGATCGTCCGCCTGCGCGCAGTGATCAGCGACATCAACTACCGGGTCGGCCGCTATCTCGCGGTCAAGTCGCTGATCAATGTCGTCCTAGGCCTGATCAGCTATGCCGTCATGGTGTTTTTCGGGCTCGAATTTGCCGTCCTCTGGGCTATCATCATTGCGCTGGTCAACTACATTCCCTATCTGGGCTCGGCCATCGGCGTCTTCGTGCCGACGGTGATCGCGGTGGGCCAGTTCGGTCAACCGGACCAGGTGCTGCTGCTCGCCTTGTCGCTCAGCGTGGTGCAGTTTATGATCGGCAATGTTCTCGAACCGCAGATCATGGGCAATTCGCTCGATCTCAGCCCTTATGCCATCCTGATCAGCCTGACCGTGTGGACCAGCCTGTGGGGCATTGCCGGGGCCATTGTCTCGATCCCGATCACTGCCGTGCTGGTCATCGTGCTGTCCGAGTTCAGCGGCACCAGGCCGATCGCCATCCTGCTGTCGCGCAGCGGTGTCGTTGGCGAAAGCCGGCTTTCGTAA
- a CDS encoding patatin-like phospholipase family protein yields the protein MGSNMAKKAETTARKALTAPLPIDLALQGGGSHGAFTWGVLDRILEEENIEIDGISGTSAGAMNAAVLAAGMAGGGRQTARDMLTAFWRKTSEAARFSPLKRGPLERITGDWSLDNSPAFLAMDIMARMVSPYSLGGIAGNPLRDLLAEIIHFPDLAEGPIKLFITATNVHTGQGRVFRKHEITVDVLLASACLPSMFQAIEIDGVPYWDGGYAGNPTMTPLVRECDSHDTLIVQINPVERLETPKTAREIASRLNEISFNAQLLKELRMMALLRRVVDPGHGEARQWKEMRLHRITSDIMVTLGHSSKLNAEWDFLQMLFEEGRRAAIAFGQAHLDDVGVRSTFDIDQLVADV from the coding sequence ATGGGATCCAACATGGCGAAAAAGGCGGAAACCACTGCTCGAAAGGCGCTAACGGCGCCTCTGCCGATTGATCTGGCTCTCCAGGGCGGAGGTTCGCATGGGGCCTTCACCTGGGGGGTGCTCGACCGCATTCTTGAAGAGGAAAACATCGAGATCGACGGGATATCCGGAACCTCGGCGGGCGCGATGAACGCCGCTGTCCTGGCGGCCGGCATGGCGGGAGGCGGGCGCCAGACCGCACGTGACATGCTGACCGCCTTCTGGCGCAAGACATCGGAAGCGGCCCGTTTCAGCCCGTTGAAGCGTGGGCCGCTGGAACGCATTACCGGTGACTGGAGCCTGGACAATTCGCCAGCCTTTCTTGCAATGGATATCATGGCGCGCATGGTCTCGCCGTATTCTCTCGGTGGGATCGCCGGAAATCCGCTGCGCGACCTGTTGGCCGAGATCATCCATTTTCCCGATCTCGCCGAGGGGCCGATCAAGCTCTTCATCACGGCGACCAATGTGCATACGGGGCAGGGGCGGGTGTTTCGCAAGCACGAGATCACCGTCGACGTGCTGCTAGCATCGGCCTGCCTGCCATCGATGTTCCAGGCCATCGAGATCGATGGCGTGCCCTATTGGGATGGCGGTTATGCCGGAAACCCGACGATGACGCCGCTGGTCCGCGAATGTGACAGCCACGATACGCTGATCGTCCAGATCAACCCCGTCGAGCGTCTGGAAACCCCGAAAACCGCGCGCGAAATAGCCAGCCGGCTGAACGAGATTTCCTTCAACGCGCAGCTACTGAAGGAGTTGCGGATGATGGCGTTGCTGCGCCGGGTCGTCGATCCCGGTCATGGGGAGGCGCGCCAGTGGAAGGAAATGCGGCTGCATCGGATCACATCCGACATCATGGTGACGCTTGGCCATTCCTCCAAGCTCAACGCAGAATGGGATTTTCTGCAGATGCTGTTCGAAGAGGGACGCCGTGCGGCCATCGCCTTCGGCCAAGCCCATCTCGATGATGTCGGGGTGCGCTCGACCTTCGACATAGACCAGTTGGTGGCGGATGTCTGA
- a CDS encoding alpha/beta hydrolase encodes MTTTNSLSRSTGRPVRAFLHALSGVGLIIGALFFAASLTPSLVPRAPLIQGALSGFCLAAGYGLGVLLRWLWLSLHLPSVQGRTRQRGLLLAALISLAIVVAMLWWAAGWQNRLRALMNMEPIDSAGPWTIAAVALVVFAVLVLVFRLFGIIAQRLSNRLARHIPGPPAAVVALAVTAMLFWTIGNGVLVGGAMRFLDGIYSELDSRFEDDSVQPVGALKTGGPDSLIDWASLGRAGRRLVAAGPDQAMIEQMSGAAALEPLRVYVGLNSAATPEARAELALQELIRIRAFERTNLVIVTPTGTGWVDPESQSALEYVLHGDVASVSVQYSYLASWIALLADPSYGVETSRAVFATIYGHWRTLPRDQRPKLYLHGLSLGALNSDLSHDLHQVIGDPYQGALWAGPPFNTRTWVSVTAARNPGTPSWLPTFRDGSVIRFTSQRNTLREAPAPWGPYRVIFLQYASDAVTFFDPRALWRRPEWMKKPLGPDVSPDMVWIPVVTFLQLGFDIMLAVAPPKGFGHVYAFDHYVDAWASLTDQPGWTDEGLSLLKQKVAALQP; translated from the coding sequence ATGACTACAACGAACAGCTTATCCCGTTCTACAGGACGACCGGTCAGGGCATTTCTGCACGCGCTTTCGGGTGTCGGATTGATCATCGGCGCGCTGTTCTTTGCGGCCTCTCTCACGCCGAGCCTCGTGCCGCGTGCACCGCTTATCCAGGGAGCCCTGAGCGGCTTTTGCCTTGCCGCCGGCTATGGTCTGGGTGTACTTCTGCGCTGGCTCTGGCTTTCGCTACATCTGCCATCCGTGCAGGGGCGAACGCGGCAGCGAGGCCTTTTGCTGGCCGCGCTGATCAGCCTTGCAATCGTCGTCGCCATGCTGTGGTGGGCGGCCGGGTGGCAGAACCGGCTGCGGGCGCTGATGAACATGGAGCCGATCGACAGCGCCGGTCCTTGGACCATCGCGGCCGTGGCACTGGTGGTCTTTGCCGTCCTGGTCCTGGTTTTCCGGCTGTTCGGCATCATTGCCCAACGCCTGTCCAATCGTCTGGCACGCCATATTCCCGGACCGCCGGCCGCCGTTGTCGCCCTGGCGGTCACCGCGATGCTGTTCTGGACGATCGGCAACGGTGTGCTGGTCGGCGGCGCGATGCGTTTCCTGGACGGGATCTATAGCGAGCTCGACAGCCGCTTCGAGGACGACAGCGTGCAGCCCGTCGGTGCGTTGAAGACCGGCGGGCCGGACTCGCTGATTGACTGGGCAAGCCTTGGGCGGGCAGGGCGACGGCTGGTCGCGGCCGGCCCCGATCAGGCGATGATCGAACAGATGTCCGGTGCCGCGGCGCTGGAGCCGCTCAGGGTCTATGTCGGGCTCAATTCCGCCGCTACGCCCGAGGCCAGGGCCGAGCTTGCCTTGCAGGAATTGATCCGGATCAGGGCGTTCGAGCGGACCAACCTTGTCATCGTCACGCCGACGGGCACCGGCTGGGTTGATCCGGAAAGCCAGTCGGCACTGGAATATGTCCTGCATGGCGACGTTGCCAGCGTCTCGGTGCAATATTCCTATCTCGCCAGCTGGATCGCCCTCTTGGCCGACCCGAGTTATGGGGTCGAGACGTCGCGGGCCGTCTTTGCCACCATCTACGGCCATTGGCGAACCCTGCCACGCGACCAGCGGCCGAAACTGTACCTGCACGGCCTGAGCCTTGGCGCGTTGAACTCGGATCTTAGCCACGATCTGCACCAGGTCATTGGCGATCCCTATCAGGGAGCCCTGTGGGCTGGCCCGCCGTTCAATACCCGCACCTGGGTATCCGTCACTGCGGCGCGCAATCCCGGTACCCCAAGCTGGCTGCCGACCTTTCGCGACGGTTCCGTGATCCGCTTCACCTCGCAGCGCAACACGTTGCGGGAGGCGCCGGCACCCTGGGGGCCTTACCGGGTGATTTTCCTGCAATATGCCAGCGACGCCGTGACATTCTTCGATCCGCGAGCGCTGTGGCGTCGTCCGGAATGGATGAAAAAGCCGCTTGGCCCGGATGTCTCGCCGGACATGGTGTGGATCCCGGTGGTGACCTTCCTGCAGCTCGGCTTCGACATCATGCTTGCCGTCGCACCGCCGAAAGGTTTCGGTCACGTCTATGCGTTCGACCACTATGTCGATGCCTGGGCGTCGCTGACCGACCAGCCGGGCTGGACGGATGAGGGGCTGAGCCTGCTGAAGCAGAAGGTGGCTGCTTTGCAGCCTTGA
- a CDS encoding HdeD family acid-resistance protein yields the protein MPIGLDAAAQVYREAARDAVRRHSAFHLVEAALLVVAGIFAVLFPVVSSAAAVFTFGWLLIVSGLIQAIGLISARHAPNFWLQLVSVILGIMVGVLLLRNIGEGILLLSLLLIVFFMMEGISKIVFAFTIRPLPNWMWIFASGVLSVALALMLFAAMPVTGFWLIGVMLGANLISIGLSVGVMAWKVGKMSSAPA from the coding sequence ATGCCCATTGGTCTTGATGCCGCAGCCCAGGTTTATCGCGAAGCTGCACGGGATGCCGTGCGTCGGCATTCGGCGTTTCATCTGGTCGAAGCCGCGCTGCTGGTTGTGGCGGGCATTTTTGCCGTGCTGTTTCCGGTCGTTTCATCGGCTGCCGCGGTTTTTACCTTCGGCTGGCTCCTGATCGTCAGCGGGCTGATCCAAGCCATCGGCCTGATCAGCGCCCGTCATGCACCGAATTTCTGGCTGCAACTGGTGTCGGTTATTCTGGGCATCATGGTGGGCGTGCTGCTGCTGCGCAATATCGGCGAGGGGATCCTGCTGCTGTCGCTACTGCTGATCGTGTTCTTCATGATGGAGGGCATTTCCAAGATCGTCTTTGCCTTTACCATCCGACCGTTGCCGAACTGGATGTGGATCTTTGCCAGCGGGGTTCTGTCGGTCGCCCTGGCGCTTATGCTGTTTGCGGCCATGCCTGTTACCGGTTTCTGGCTGATTGGCGTGATGCTCGGTGCAAATCTGATCAGCATCGGGCTGTCGGTCGGGGTGATGGCTTGGAAGGTCGGCAAGATGTCTTCCGCGCCGGCCTGA
- a CDS encoding META domain-containing protein — translation MRLNPKATMLCMAFLLPAPTHLLANDTDAKPGLPLTARGNEPGWVLTLGGGRASFRTADGDIVAEGVLPEPTDKGGSWHYAADAIDLAIDVTQVVCHDTMTGMPSPLTVAVTTASKTFNGCGGEPVSLLAGPPWRVTKIGDAAVPEDVYVSLEFDATKTSVFGSSGCNRYFGGFTLNGEGFRFERGMAGSMMACEEHKSRIEASFLSTMEKIDRFDIDAGGGLVLISSDSPSIMATRSN, via the coding sequence ATGCGACTGAACCCGAAAGCGACCATGCTGTGCATGGCATTCCTGCTTCCGGCGCCTACCCATCTTCTTGCAAACGACACGGATGCCAAGCCGGGCTTGCCCCTGACTGCGCGTGGCAATGAGCCGGGCTGGGTGCTGACGCTCGGTGGCGGGCGCGCGTCGTTCCGCACTGCGGATGGCGACATCGTAGCGGAGGGTGTCCTGCCTGAGCCGACCGACAAAGGCGGCAGCTGGCACTATGCGGCAGATGCCATCGACCTTGCGATCGATGTCACGCAGGTGGTCTGCCACGACACGATGACGGGAATGCCCAGTCCGCTGACGGTGGCGGTGACGACAGCTTCAAAGACATTCAACGGTTGCGGCGGCGAGCCGGTTTCCCTGCTGGCAGGCCCGCCGTGGCGTGTGACAAAGATCGGCGATGCTGCGGTGCCGGAGGATGTCTATGTCAGTCTCGAGTTCGATGCGACGAAGACCAGTGTCTTTGGCTCCTCGGGCTGCAACCGCTATTTCGGCGGCTTTACCCTGAATGGCGAAGGCTTTCGCTTCGAGCGCGGCATGGCCGGCTCGATGATGGCCTGCGAGGAGCATAAAAGCCGGATCGAAGCGTCCTTCCTGTCGACGATGGAAAAGATCGACCGGTTCGATATCGACGCGGGTGGCGGGCTTGTTCTGATCTCGTCCGACAGCCCGTCGATCATGGCAACCCGCTCGAACTAG
- a CDS encoding DUF1269 domain-containing protein, which translates to MSTLIAIVYPNEKQAEDVRSKLLSLQREYIITLGDAVIATKSEAGKIKLNQLINTTAAGAASGSFWGLLIGVIFLNPLLGVAVGTASGAVSGALTDVGINDPFMKELAANLTPGHAALFVLVKEMTEDKVLKEIAPFGGVVLKSSLDESKEQVLRDALAAAEKTA; encoded by the coding sequence ATGTCCACACTGATCGCGATCGTTTATCCGAACGAAAAACAGGCCGAAGACGTCCGTTCCAAGCTCCTCAGCTTGCAGCGGGAATACATCATCACCCTCGGAGACGCCGTGATTGCAACGAAGTCCGAGGCTGGCAAGATCAAACTGAACCAGTTGATCAACACCACCGCCGCCGGCGCCGCATCCGGCAGTTTCTGGGGCCTGCTGATTGGTGTGATCTTCCTCAACCCACTGCTCGGCGTTGCCGTCGGCACAGCATCCGGCGCTGTCAGCGGTGCGTTGACCGATGTCGGGATCAATGACCCCTTCATGAAGGAACTCGCGGCCAACCTCACCCCGGGCCATGCCGCTCTTTTTGTTCTGGTCAAAGAGATGACCGAAGACAAGGTACTCAAGGAAATTGCGCCCTTTGGCGGCGTCGTGCTCAAGTCGTCGCTGGACGAAAGCAAGGAACAGGTCCTTCGCGACGCACTGGCCGCCGCCGAAAAAACGGCCTGA
- a CDS encoding helix-turn-helix domain-containing protein: protein MSEATQLFSPVTAEKSGPATLLMPHCFSTDLIDKTDSFGAWRHSYQPMVDLRQKPSASGNAFSAKQVLWDLGDIALAEIRTEGLDFISWPMQMKNSGLDHWCLTLFLDGTCRTDAGDEQYLSSSRLLQVHPLGSRFSGSLTDCHFIMLWIPRSFCADGAHVLDSVAFQSICGPMGQMLSSYITCLVAQMPYVTTAEASALAHATRDMVIACAAPSADRINATKDQFAATLIERARKFIQQNLYNSALGPDLLMREMAMSRTKLYNLFEPVGGIHRYIKRQRLCEAHKRLVDAQNPCRIQDIAERLGFSDGADFSRAFKREFSYTPSDARHHFIQTSYQDTQSLENLAPSDKLPFILRRLQF, encoded by the coding sequence ATGTCTGAGGCAACCCAGTTGTTTTCTCCGGTTACCGCCGAGAAAAGCGGCCCGGCGACATTGCTGATGCCTCATTGCTTCTCCACCGATCTCATCGACAAGACCGACAGCTTCGGCGCCTGGCGCCACAGCTACCAACCCATGGTGGACCTCAGGCAGAAGCCTTCCGCGAGCGGAAACGCTTTTTCAGCCAAGCAGGTGCTTTGGGATCTCGGCGATATCGCCCTGGCGGAAATCAGGACCGAAGGCCTCGATTTCATCAGTTGGCCCATGCAGATGAAGAACAGCGGGCTTGATCACTGGTGCCTGACCCTGTTTCTCGACGGAACATGCCGCACGGATGCCGGTGACGAACAATATTTATCGTCGTCGAGGCTGTTGCAGGTTCACCCCCTCGGCAGCCGCTTCAGCGGTTCGCTGACCGATTGCCACTTCATCATGCTGTGGATACCTCGCAGTTTCTGCGCAGATGGCGCGCATGTCCTGGACAGCGTCGCCTTCCAGTCGATCTGCGGCCCGATGGGCCAGATGCTGTCATCCTATATCACCTGCCTTGTCGCGCAGATGCCATACGTGACGACCGCCGAGGCAAGCGCGCTTGCCCATGCGACCCGAGACATGGTGATCGCCTGCGCCGCGCCGTCGGCCGACAGGATCAATGCCACGAAGGATCAGTTCGCAGCGACGCTGATCGAGCGGGCACGCAAGTTCATCCAGCAGAACCTCTACAATTCCGCCCTTGGCCCCGATCTGCTCATGCGAGAAATGGCCATGTCGCGCACCAAGCTCTACAATCTCTTCGAACCGGTGGGCGGCATTCATCGCTACATCAAGCGGCAGCGGTTGTGCGAGGCGCACAAGCGCCTGGTCGATGCCCAGAACCCCTGCCGCATCCAAGATATTGCCGAACGACTGGGCTTCAGTGATGGTGCAGACTTCAGCCGGGCCTTCAAGCGCGAATTCAGCTACACGCCCAGCGATGCGAGACACCATTTCATTCAAACGAGCTATCAGGACACGCAGAGCCTGGAAAACCTCGCGCCATCTGACAAGCTTCCCTTCATTCTGCGGCGTCTCCAGTTCTAG
- the gltS gene encoding sodium/glutamate symporter, with amino-acid sequence MTTIQVPGLLTVTIAILVFFIGSMLNRSITVLGHFNIPEAVSGGLLAALCTLALYSMMSTEIIFDLAARDMLLLYFFTGIGLNARFADLIRGGRPLLILLALTLTFLLIQNGIALAGAALFGLPDGLAIFLGSASLIGGHGTTIAWAPLVQERFGVTNALEIGIASATLGLVIASLIGGPLAHHLIQRHSLKGPEKEELTVGVPADAGERHADDVSYRSLLQTLFVMNLAILAGYTLHELVDDIGIKLPLFVMCLLCAIVMTNLVPLAAPRLPWPSGSRALSLISDLSLSVFLAMSLMSMQLWALGGLGIALIAILFLQTAATVVYILLAVFPAMGRNYDAAVISAGFGGVTLGATPTAIANMAAITKSYGAAPMAFIIVPLVSAFFIDLANAAVIGFLLR; translated from the coding sequence GTGACCACCATCCAAGTGCCTGGCCTTTTGACCGTGACGATTGCCATCCTGGTGTTTTTCATCGGCAGCATGCTGAACCGGTCGATCACCGTCCTCGGTCACTTCAATATTCCCGAAGCGGTCAGCGGCGGCTTGCTGGCGGCGTTGTGCACGCTTGCGCTGTACAGCATGATGTCGACCGAAATCATCTTCGACCTTGCCGCTCGAGACATGTTGCTGCTCTATTTCTTCACCGGCATCGGCCTCAATGCGCGGTTTGCCGATCTGATACGCGGCGGCCGGCCGCTCCTCATTCTGCTTGCCCTGACGCTGACATTCCTGCTGATCCAGAACGGCATTGCCCTTGCGGGCGCGGCTCTGTTCGGCCTTCCGGACGGCCTCGCCATATTCCTCGGCTCGGCGTCCCTGATCGGCGGCCATGGCACCACTATCGCATGGGCGCCGCTGGTACAGGAACGGTTCGGCGTTACCAACGCACTGGAGATCGGCATTGCCAGCGCCACCCTGGGTCTGGTCATCGCGTCCCTGATCGGCGGCCCGCTGGCGCATCACCTTATTCAGCGGCACAGCCTGAAGGGCCCGGAAAAGGAAGAGTTGACCGTCGGCGTGCCGGCGGACGCAGGCGAGCGCCATGCCGATGACGTCAGCTACCGCAGCCTCCTGCAGACGCTCTTCGTCATGAACCTCGCCATTCTCGCTGGTTATACCCTGCATGAACTGGTCGATGACATCGGCATCAAGCTGCCGCTATTCGTCATGTGCCTGCTATGCGCCATTGTCATGACAAACCTGGTGCCGCTGGCGGCCCCGCGCCTACCTTGGCCGTCGGGATCCCGCGCCCTGTCGCTGATTTCGGATCTGTCGCTCAGCGTCTTCCTCGCCATGTCGCTGATGAGCATGCAGCTGTGGGCTCTGGGTGGGCTTGGAATAGCCCTGATCGCCATCCTGTTTCTGCAAACCGCAGCAACGGTCGTCTATATTCTCCTCGCCGTCTTCCCGGCGATGGGCAGAAACTACGATGCGGCAGTGATCTCGGCCGGATTTGGCGGGGTCACGCTCGGCGCCACGCCGACGGCCATCGCCAATATGGCGGCCATCACCAAGTCATATGGCGCCGCACCAATGGCCTTCATCATCGTGCCGCTGGTCTCGGCTTTCTTCATCGACCTCGCCAATGCTGCCGTGATCGGCTTCCTGCTCCGGTAG
- a CDS encoding transporter substrate-binding protein: MQETVKIGILYSTTGPYGSMGRDARDGADFAYHDYRAAGGTRVELAFFDPHADLAAYVEGARRLIREEGCRHIVGTITSAARKEVIPLVEKHDGLLWYMCPYEGFEANENVLYIGGCPNQHLIPLFEHLIPRHGARPYLVGANYVWGWEMNRLARELINNAGGTVLGERYLPLEETDVERIVADIAEKRPSFVLNNLIGPSSYAFLAAMKKLGERDPAFLPENCPVASCDLQECELTDIDDGAGIGQLCAASYFDSLDTAENLAFKARLQAWRPGERKVSSVFASAYTAVSLCIAAIEAAGSEEPAKVRDKIVSKSWPTLFGEMRIDPDTNHAALPFLLGQINPDDGFDVIAARPALPADPYLTGATLTLKPKLRVVS, encoded by the coding sequence ATGCAAGAGACCGTGAAGATCGGCATCCTCTATTCGACCACCGGGCCCTACGGCTCGATGGGTCGCGATGCCCGCGATGGCGCCGATTTTGCCTATCACGACTATCGCGCCGCCGGCGGTACCAGGGTCGAGCTGGCCTTCTTCGATCCGCATGCCGATCTCGCAGCCTATGTCGAAGGCGCGCGCAGGTTGATCCGCGAGGAAGGCTGCCGCCATATCGTTGGCACGATCACGTCCGCCGCGCGCAAGGAGGTCATCCCCCTTGTCGAAAAACACGATGGCCTCCTGTGGTACATGTGCCCTTATGAAGGCTTCGAGGCCAATGAAAACGTCCTCTATATCGGCGGCTGCCCGAACCAGCATCTCATCCCGCTGTTCGAACACCTGATTCCGCGACACGGCGCACGCCCCTATCTGGTCGGTGCGAACTATGTCTGGGGCTGGGAGATGAACAGGCTTGCCCGCGAACTGATCAACAACGCCGGCGGCACGGTTCTTGGCGAGCGCTATCTTCCGCTGGAGGAAACCGACGTAGAGCGCATCGTCGCCGACATCGCCGAAAAGCGCCCAAGCTTCGTTCTCAACAATCTGATCGGCCCCTCGAGCTACGCGTTCCTCGCCGCGATGAAAAAGCTCGGTGAACGTGATCCGGCCTTCCTGCCCGAAAATTGTCCGGTCGCGAGTTGCGACCTGCAGGAATGCGAACTGACGGACATCGATGACGGCGCCGGCATAGGCCAGTTGTGCGCGGCATCCTATTTCGACAGCCTCGATACCGCCGAAAACCTCGCCTTCAAGGCCAGGCTGCAGGCCTGGAGACCAGGCGAGCGCAAGGTCTCGAGCGTCTTTGCCAGCGCCTACACCGCCGTCAGCCTGTGTATCGCAGCGATCGAGGCGGCCGGATCGGAAGAACCGGCAAAGGTCCGCGACAAGATTGTCTCAAAAAGCTGGCCGACATTGTTCGGCGAGATGCGCATCGATCCCGACACCAATCATGCAGCACTGCCCTTCCTGCTCGGCCAGATCAATCCTGACGACGGTTTCGATGTTATCGCGGCCCGCCCGGCCTTGCCTGCGGATCCCTATCTGACCGGCGCAACCCTGACCCTCAAGCCAAAGCTGAGGGTGGTGTCATGA
- a CDS encoding ANTAR domain-containing response regulator has protein sequence MTRTPNFTEWRATILTEEDGNTERLRRQLSLLGIEVHCQWSPIIESAMPKLILVDADRGWDELLPWGTGTPTRPVVALLGSEAPGRIAWAIRQGAGAIIPKPVTASAIYPALVLAVSIHEARLSAERQIAHLEERLKLRPVVYAAIARLTSERQIDEDAAYSVLRDCAMRRRLPIEQIAAFFLAGSEPLREVGKCGR, from the coding sequence ATCACGCGGACCCCGAATTTTACCGAATGGCGAGCGACGATCCTCACCGAAGAGGATGGCAATACGGAACGGTTGCGCCGTCAGCTGAGCCTTCTTGGCATCGAGGTCCATTGCCAGTGGAGCCCGATCATCGAAAGCGCCATGCCGAAACTCATCCTTGTCGATGCCGACCGTGGCTGGGACGAACTCCTGCCCTGGGGCACGGGCACACCGACCCGTCCGGTCGTCGCCCTGCTCGGCTCGGAAGCGCCGGGCCGGATCGCCTGGGCCATTCGCCAGGGTGCGGGCGCGATCATCCCCAAGCCGGTCACCGCATCCGCGATCTACCCAGCCTTGGTCCTTGCCGTCTCTATCCACGAGGCACGCCTGTCCGCTGAACGGCAGATCGCCCACTTGGAGGAACGCCTGAAGCTGCGCCCGGTCGTCTATGCCGCCATCGCCCGCCTGACCAGCGAACGGCAGATCGACGAGGATGCCGCCTACTCGGTGCTCAGGGATTGCGCCATGCGCCGCCGCCTGCCGATTGAACAGATCGCCGCCTTCTTCCTGGCCGGCTCGGAACCCTTGCGCGAGGTCGGCAAATGCGGGCGCTGA
- a CDS encoding ABC transporter permease produces MRALKELSRQPSALFGIAIILGVLVLALAAPLIAPFDPDNQMFDGLTLEGAPMPPGGQFLLGTDTLGRDLFSRLLYGARTSLIIGLVANGVAVTIGLFVGITAGYMRGWVGTLLMRCTDLMMAFPALLLAIVLAAILKPSLWIVAMVIALVNWVQVARIVYTETRGLVERDFIMAERALGAGDGRIVFRHILPHLVPTAIVWGTLGIATTVLLEATLSFLGVGVQPPQPSWGNIIFESQSYFQAAPWLVFFPGALILVTALAFNLVGDALRDILDPTQRGRG; encoded by the coding sequence ATGCGGGCGCTGAAGGAACTTTCCCGTCAACCCTCCGCCCTGTTCGGCATCGCCATCATTCTCGGTGTGCTGGTCCTCGCCTTGGCCGCACCGCTGATCGCACCATTCGACCCTGACAACCAGATGTTCGATGGCCTGACGCTCGAGGGCGCGCCAATGCCGCCCGGCGGGCAGTTCCTGCTCGGCACGGATACCCTCGGCCGTGATCTCTTCTCCCGCCTCCTCTACGGTGCGCGGACCTCGCTTATCATCGGCCTCGTCGCCAACGGCGTCGCGGTCACCATCGGCCTTTTCGTCGGCATCACCGCCGGCTACATGCGCGGCTGGGTAGGCACGCTCCTGATGCGCTGCACCGACCTGATGATGGCCTTCCCGGCCCTGTTGCTTGCCATCGTGCTTGCCGCCATCCTCAAGCCCAGCCTTTGGATCGTCGCCATGGTGATCGCCCTGGTCAACTGGGTCCAGGTTGCGCGCATCGTCTATACCGAGACCCGCGGCCTGGTCGAGCGCGACTTCATCATGGCGGAGCGCGCGCTGGGCGCCGGCGACGGGCGCATCGTGTTTCGGCATATCCTCCCGCATCTGGTTCCAACAGCCATCGTCTGGGGCACGCTCGGCATTGCAACGACCGTCCTCCTGGAGGCAACGCTCTCCTTCCTCGGCGTCGGCGTCCAGCCGCCGCAACCGTCCTGGGGCAATATCATCTTCGAGAGCCAGAGCTATTTCCAGGCGGCCCCCTGGCTGGTCTTCTTCCCAGGCGCCCTCATTCTTGTGACCGCCCTCGCCTTCAACCTCGTCGGTGACGCCCTGCGCGACATCCTCGATCCGACACAACGAGGGAGAGGCTGA